cgaccaaaaaaaaaaaaaagtggttgaaaaatataaattactTTATATAGTGCATTAGTAAACAAACTAGTTTTGATTCCGATTCTTGACGGATTATAAAACTGAAGAAAGGTTAATAAATATTCTTGATTATATTCATAAATTTGTGCATTAGTAAACAAGAATCACTGTTGGGCTCATAAATTTGATGCACTAATTTATTAATGCATTATATAGTGATTCTTGACGGATCATTGTTGCTCTaagtttctcttctttttgtgtGTACACGgccctttttaaattttatttatagaaaaatgccATTTCACAAAATGTCTCATATTCTTTCAAATTGGCAGGCATGAATATGAATCTAAACTTATTCAGAACATTGTTGAAGCGATTTCTATACAAGTTACAAAACTTACTTATTTGAATGTGGCAAAGTACCCGGTTGGAATGGAACCTCATATGCAAGATATGAAAAAGCTTTTAGAATTGGGGGAAAACGATGTTCGTATGGTAGGGGTATGGGGAACCGGCGGAATAGGGAAGACCTCAATTgctaaatttatttataattcaaTTGCCCATAAATTTGAAGGTAATTGTTTTCTGGAAAACGTTAGACAATGTTCAATGTGGCATGGAGGTTTGGCCAAACTACAAAGGAATATTCTTCTTCAGATTCTAGGGGGTGAAAAATTGAAGGTGGCCAACGTTCATAAAGGGGCCAATATGATACAGGAAAGGTTGAGCGGTAGAAAGGTTCTCTTGATTCTTGATGATGTGAATCTCGGGGAACAGTTAATCAACTTAGCTGGGGCATGTGATTGGTTTGGTGCAGGCAGTAGAATTATCATAACAACAAGGGATAAGCAACTGTTAATTGCTCATGATGTTAATTTAATACACGAGGTCAAGATTTTAGATGATGATAAAGCACTTGAGCTCTTAAGTTGGCATGCCTTCAAAAGAAATGAACCTTTGGATGATTATGCGGAACTTGCAGAACGTGCAATAAGCTATGCTCAAGGCCTTCCTTTGGCTTTGACAGTTGTTGGTTCTTGGCTATATGGTCGACCTATAGATAAATGGCAAGCTGCATTAGATGGTTTCAAAAGTCGGGATATTGAACAAGTGCTCAAAGTAAGTTACGATGCATTGCCTGACAGGGTAAAGGACGTGTTCCTTGACATCGCATGTTTCTTTAACGGTAAAAGCACAAATTATGTGATAGAAATACTAGAAGATTGTGACCTCAACCCTACGTATGACATTGAAGTACT
The window above is part of the Prunus dulcis chromosome 1, ALMONDv2, whole genome shotgun sequence genome. Proteins encoded here:
- the LOC117615301 gene encoding TMV resistance protein N-like; translated protein: MDNQGASSSSSASFIKSWKYHVFLSFRGEDTRYKFTGHLYNALRQKEIHTFMDDADLRRGEEISTALLTAIEDSKICVVVFSENYASSKWCLDELVKILHCRESKQQLVIPVFYKVKPSDVRNHRGSFGDALAKMECKYKDKVKRWRAALSDAANLSGFDLSDEHEYESKLIQNIVEAISIQVTKLTYLNVAKYPVGMEPHMQDMKKLLELGENDVRMVGVWGTGGIGKTSIAKFIYNSIAHKFEGNCFLENVRQCSMWHGGLAKLQRNILLQILGGEKLKVANVHKGANMIQERLSGRKVLLILDDVNLGEQLINLAGACDWFGAGSRIIITTRDKQLLIAHDVNLIHEVKILDDDKALELLSWHAFKRNEPLDDYAELAERAISYAQGLPLALTVVGSWLYGRPIDKWQAALDGFKSRDIEQVLKVSYDALPDRVKDVFLDIACFFNGKSTNYVIEILEDCDLNPTYDIEVLKEKALISVEGNDIHMHDLLEEMGKDIVHQESPNEPGARSRLWFYKDVHDVITNNTGTNKIKGIVANFPNKGDEICLYLESFSVMKNLKIIIICNACLSGEVEYLPNNLRVLQYVPENFSTASNNEV